The following proteins are encoded in a genomic region of Mustela erminea isolate mMusErm1 chromosome 3, mMusErm1.Pri, whole genome shotgun sequence:
- the FOXI1 gene encoding forkhead box protein I1 translates to MSSFDLQAPSPARCSPQFPSIGQEPPEMSLYHENFFYPQGVPSPQRPPSFEGGGEYGATPNPYLWLNGPAMTPPPYLPGTNASPFLPQAYGVQRQLLPGMSGLGGGDLGWLPIPSQEELMKLVRPPYSYSALIAMAIHGAPDKRLTLSQIYQYVADNFPFYNKSKAGWQNSIRHNLSLNDCFKKVPRDEDDPGKGNYWTLDPNCEKMFDNGNFRRKRKRKSDVSSSTGSLASEKTENSLLAGSPKTAEAQDILDSASPGTTGSPEKPPSPPPPGTPCLNSFLSTMTAYVSGSSPASRPVATPGLSPEPTDKMGQNLLNFSSYTPLTNLSGHGGGGEWANPMPANALGYGGSVLNQFSPHFYNSINTNSVLYPREGTEV, encoded by the exons ATGAGCTCCTTCGACCTCCAGGCACCGTCCCCAGCTCGCTGCAGCCCCCAGTTCCCCAGCATCGGCCAGGAGCCCCCCGAGATGAGCCTTTACCATGAGAACTTCTTCTACCCACAGGGCGTGCCCAGCCCTCAGCGCCCCCCCTCCTTTGAAGGGGGTGGCGAGTACGGGgccacccccaacccctaccTCTGGCTCAATGGGCCGGCCATGACTCCGCCGCCCTACCTGCCGGGCACCAACGccagccccttcctgccccaggcctACGGTGTGCAGAGGCAGCTGCTGCCCGGTATGTCTGGGCTGGGGGGCGGCGACCTGGGCTGGCTGCCCATCCCGTCGCAGGAGGAGCTGATGAAGCTGGTGCGGCCCCCCTATTCCTACTCGGCTCTCATTGCCATGGCCATCCACGGGGCGCCCGACAAGCGCCTCACCCTCAGCCAGATCTACCAGTACGTGGCCGACAACTTCCCCTTCTACAACAAGAGCAAGGCCGGCTGGCAGAACTCCATCCGCCACAACCTGTCTCTCAATGACTGCTTCAAGAAGGTGCCCCGTGATGAGGACGACCCAG GCAAAGGGAATTACTGGACCCTGGACCCCAACTGTGAAAAGATGTTCGATAATGGAAATTTccgcaggaagaggaagagaaaatcggATGTTTCCTCCAGCACGGGATCCCTGGCCTCCGAGAAGACAGAGAACAGCCTCCTGGCGGGCAGCCCCAAGACGGCAGAGGCCCAGGACATCCTGGACAGTGCTTCACCAGGGACCACCGGCTCCCCAGAGAagccaccctcccctcccccaccgggcACCCCCTGCCTCAACAGCTTCCTCTCCACCATGACCGCCTACGTGAGCGGGTCGAGCCCGGCGAGCCGCCCTGTGGCAACAccgggactgagccctgagcccaCGGACAAGATGGGGCAGAACTTGCTGAACTTCAGCTCGTACACCCCACTCACCAACCTCAGCGGCCACGGGGGCGGGGGCGAGTGGGCCAACCCCATGCCTGCCAATGCTCTCGGCTACGGAGGCTCTGTCCTCAACCAGTTCAGTCCCCATTTCTACAACAGCATCAACACGAACAGTGTCCTCTATCCCAGGGAGGGCACCGAGGTCTAG